In Variovorax paradoxus, a single genomic region encodes these proteins:
- a CDS encoding Rieske 2Fe-2S domain-containing protein codes for MTTGALPEGFRPANCSFSDDDWPVLAAQWFPVARADAVLPKPVQRVLLDVRLAVYRMRDGVRVGRDMCPHRGLPLTTGRIEGDELVCAYHGLRFGPNGQCRKAPEKLALKTPECLRISMFPVVERHGLIWTCLMPGGEPKIPVVRHETSEVLQSGFASPIKLQNEVFMDVEKLDFSDNHFALRKIALNEYQKLFHAMGLSMQLDGECI; via the coding sequence ATGACCACCGGCGCGCTGCCTGAAGGATTCCGGCCGGCGAACTGCAGCTTCTCCGACGACGACTGGCCGGTGCTCGCCGCGCAGTGGTTTCCGGTCGCGCGTGCCGACGCTGTGCTGCCGAAGCCGGTGCAACGGGTCCTGCTGGACGTGCGTCTGGCCGTCTACCGCATGCGCGATGGAGTTCGCGTCGGACGCGACATGTGTCCGCACCGCGGGCTGCCGCTGACCACGGGGCGCATCGAGGGCGACGAACTGGTCTGCGCGTACCACGGGCTGCGCTTCGGCCCCAATGGCCAATGCCGCAAGGCGCCCGAAAAACTTGCATTGAAGACGCCGGAGTGCCTGAGGATTTCGATGTTTCCGGTGGTCGAGCGCCACGGCCTTATCTGGACATGCCTGATGCCCGGCGGCGAGCCGAAGATCCCCGTCGTTCGGCACGAAACCTCGGAAGTCTTGCAGAGCGGATTTGCATCGCCGATCAAACTTCAGAACGAAGTTTTCATGGACGTGGAAAAACTCGATTTTTCAGACAACCACTTTGCGCTTCGAAAAATCGCGCTGAACGAGTACCAGAAGCTGTTCCACGCGATGGGCCTCAGCATGCAGCTCGACGGCGAATGCATCTAG
- a CDS encoding alanyl-tRNA editing protein encodes MSTYLCHTEPDCLQFEANVIARRANAVLLDRSYFYPGGGGQLADRGTLRWNGGELRISHVEMEGGNAWHCFDETEAAAVPGEKIVASVDPEFRFMMSQLHTGLHILNALVYQRFEGSLVTGVQMAADGTARIDFDLPAADNNELRKLEPELNTLISDGLQVNAVYLDAASLAREPGVLRSRSVAPPSQADGSTRIIEIVGLDRQACGGTHLSKTSQSAPLRILKIENKGQHNRRIRIGLVK; translated from the coding sequence ATGTCAACTTATCTTTGCCACACCGAGCCCGATTGCCTCCAGTTCGAAGCCAACGTCATAGCGCGCCGCGCGAATGCCGTTCTTCTCGACCGTTCGTATTTCTATCCGGGCGGCGGCGGGCAATTGGCGGATCGCGGCACGCTGCGGTGGAACGGCGGCGAGCTCAGGATCAGCCACGTCGAAATGGAAGGCGGCAACGCCTGGCATTGCTTCGACGAAACCGAAGCGGCCGCCGTTCCCGGCGAGAAGATCGTCGCGAGCGTGGACCCGGAGTTCCGCTTCATGATGAGCCAGCTGCATACGGGCCTGCACATCCTCAATGCGCTGGTCTATCAGCGCTTCGAGGGCTCGCTGGTCACCGGCGTGCAGATGGCGGCCGACGGCACCGCCCGCATCGACTTCGACCTGCCCGCGGCCGACAACAACGAACTGCGCAAGCTCGAGCCGGAACTCAACACGCTGATCTCCGACGGGCTGCAGGTGAACGCGGTGTACCTCGACGCGGCGTCGCTCGCGCGCGAACCCGGCGTGCTGCGCAGCCGCTCGGTCGCGCCGCCGAGCCAAGCCGACGGCAGCACGCGCATCATCGAGATCGTGGGGCTGGACCGGCAGGCCTGCGGCGGAACCCACCTCTCGAAGACCTCGCAGTCGGCACCGCTGCGCATCCTGAAGATCGAGAACAAGGGCCAGCACAACCGGAGGATCCGGATCGGCCTGGTCAAGTAG
- the argE gene encoding acetylornithine deacetylase, with translation MTTVDILRTLVAFDTTSHRSNLELIHWVADYLAAHRAKVQLVHSEDKRKANLLATIGPDTAGGMVLSGHSDVVPVTDQNWSANPFTLVERDGRFHGRGAADMKGFIAACLSAVPSWQQRALSRPIHLAFSYDEEIGCLGVPRLVNRLKTQVEAPALAIIGEPTEMRIGVRHRGFFGHRALFSGLPAHSSDPSLGASAIEPAAYLVTCLAGLRRSLASRGGGATLNIGRIDGGTAINIVPGCCEVLWEFRPQDETAAELVRDAVRGALADLPTGVTVEAFQVAGVPALSSRNNDMAVSVARELGALWPEADLPFGTEAGFFQQVGIPTVVCGPGSIAQAHQPDEWICATQLQAADRFMQSAGAWAMAPTTAFAPTTSKEKTRCPT, from the coding sequence ATGACGACCGTCGACATCCTGCGGACCCTGGTGGCCTTCGACACGACCTCGCACCGTTCGAACCTCGAGCTGATCCACTGGGTGGCCGACTATCTCGCGGCGCATCGGGCGAAGGTGCAGCTCGTGCACAGCGAGGACAAGCGCAAGGCGAACCTGCTCGCCACCATCGGCCCCGACACCGCCGGCGGCATGGTGCTGTCGGGGCACAGCGATGTCGTGCCGGTCACCGACCAGAACTGGAGCGCCAACCCGTTCACGCTGGTCGAGCGCGACGGCCGATTCCACGGGCGCGGCGCGGCCGACATGAAGGGGTTCATCGCCGCCTGCCTGTCCGCGGTGCCGTCGTGGCAGCAACGCGCATTGAGCCGGCCCATTCATCTTGCGTTCTCCTACGACGAAGAGATCGGCTGCCTCGGTGTGCCGCGCCTGGTGAACCGGCTGAAGACCCAGGTGGAAGCACCGGCCCTGGCCATCATCGGCGAGCCGACCGAGATGCGGATCGGCGTCAGGCACCGGGGCTTCTTCGGGCATCGCGCGCTCTTCAGCGGCCTGCCCGCGCATTCGAGCGATCCGTCGCTCGGCGCCAGCGCGATCGAGCCCGCCGCCTATCTCGTCACTTGCCTCGCGGGGCTGCGCCGCAGCCTTGCCTCGCGGGGCGGCGGGGCCACGCTCAACATCGGCCGCATCGACGGCGGCACGGCGATCAACATCGTGCCGGGCTGCTGCGAAGTGCTGTGGGAGTTTCGCCCGCAGGACGAGACGGCGGCGGAGCTGGTGCGCGATGCGGTCCGGGGCGCGCTCGCCGACCTGCCCACCGGCGTCACGGTCGAGGCCTTCCAGGTCGCGGGGGTTCCTGCGCTTTCGAGCCGAAACAACGACATGGCTGTCTCGGTCGCGCGCGAACTCGGCGCGCTCTGGCCCGAGGCCGATCTGCCCTTCGGCACCGAGGCGGGCTTCTTCCAGCAGGTAGGCATTCCGACAGTGGTGTGCGGCCCCGGCTCGATCGCGCAGGCGCACCAGCCGGACGAATGGATCTGCGCCACGCAGCTGCAGGCCGCCGATCGCTTCATGCAGTCGGCCGGCGCATGGGCAATGGCGCCCACCACCGCTTTCGCTCCCACCACTTCCAAAGAAAAGACCCGATGCCCGACCTGA